TGCCAGGAGGCAAATGACAGATTGGAAAAGGGAGCAGTCAAAGGAAGAGAAGTCTCTAACGAGGTACAGTAGCAGACGTAGGGGCAGGGGTTGGAGTACAAGAGACAGTGTTCAGAGGCTGCACAGCATAACATCTTTCAGATGAGGGCAAGTGAAGGTGATAAGTGCTTGAAGTAGAGAAGACTGTGGGCCAAGGATCAAAATCAGTCAGTGTGGGAAGTGACTAGGAAGTCCATAGGTTCTTATGGGAGTAGGAGATTCTAACACTAATGGGTTCTGTGACCCCAGGCAAGTCACTGTCCCTCTTTAGGCTGAGTTTCTCGacctgtaaaacaggaataaccTCTGTGTTGCCTGCTTTCTATGAGAATCAAAGAAATAACTAATTTCAAAATGCTTTGTATCCACCTATCCTCCAGACtggcttccttcctcttcctagATCCCAGATCCACTTATCGCTCGCCCTTCTCCAGGGCAACTCTAGGGTCTCCCAGTGTCCCAGAGGCATCACAGAGAACTGCAACCTCTGGGGCCCAGAGAAGAGGCCATTCTACGTTTCCTCACAATTAGGGGGGCCATCTGTTCCTCCATTCCTCCAAGGGAAGGAATGCAATCTGGACTGCTAGGATCCCTGGGGAAAATCACAGAATCAAATGTCTGCCCTTTAGAGGAGAAAGGATTTTCTAACAATAATATAGCTATGCAAAAGAGATTGTACTATCTCTAGAAGCAGAATTCCCCACAGTGGTTATATGCCCCATCATAACCATTCACCTAAAACTAATTCAATTAATAGTCAACAATAGAGTTAAGATTACTATGATAAACTCATTGAAGGAAATAAGCAGCCAATACAAACTATATTTACATAGActgtaaaaatatggaaaattgaTTACACATAGGTTAGTATCATATgcaatacatattacatattatgaaaaaaagacaggaaacaccaaatgttattcattcaacaattactGACCACCTATATGTATCAGGccatgtgtttaaaaaaaaaagaaagaaaaaaagaaaaaccaaagaaacAGTGGTAACTTGTCCTATGTGATATCGGACTAAAACCTACCTAGTGTCTGAGAATATTAGTATTTTGTGACCTCACGTTTTtatgtcaaaaatatatattccagCAGTGCAAACCTGACTTATTGAAAACGCCAGGcaccggctgggcgcggtggctcatacctgtaatcccagcaccttgggaggccgaggcaggaggatcacgaggtcaggagatcgagaccatcctggctaacacggtgaaaccccgtctctactaaaaatacaaaaaattagccgggcgtggtggcgggcgcctgtagtcccaactactcgggaggctgaggcaggagaatggcatgaacccgggagacggagcttgcagtgagccgagatcgcgccactgcactccagcctgggcgacagagcgagactccgtctcaaaaaaaaaaaaagaaaaagaaaacatcaggcaCCGAGCTAACTGTATCACACACCTTTTCCGATTAGAAAAGAACAATGAATACATACTCCTTTGCTGATTATAATAGTTGTGCGGCAAAGATAGGACACTCCTATCTCCGCCTgctcaaaaaaaacaaatgcaaaaaccaCAGAATTTTTAACCTATGGAGAGAATGCGTTAACAAGAACATAGAATTAAGGAAGAATTTCCCTTAGATAAGTACATTAAAATCTCCAAAATGCTCAAGGGACTGAAACTGCCCTTGTGGAGAAAATGCTGCGCATCAGCCCCGccagttaaaacaaacaaacaaaaacaaacaaaaaaacacacctCATCCCCGTTCACCTTTAGCCCCACCCCCGGTGGTTCTTGGAGCCAGTAAGCGCCGGATGCCCTCAGAGCCCCGCCCTCCTCCTGGACAAAGCGGTGAGAGGGTTTAAAACCGCCCTTTCTGCAGCAGGTGACGGAGCCCCGCCCCCTTCTCCCCGCGCACCAATAGGAACCAGACCTGAAGAGGACGAACCAAGAACGAAAAGAACCACCCACTCGGGAGCCGCCACCTAGAAGCCAGGGTTGTGTATCAGATTCAACTAGGAGAAAATCCCACCTCCAGGCTCCATTAATCATTCCAATGGAGTGGAAGTTTCTCTCACAGCGAAACTAGTTAGGGGATCCAATGGAAAAAGAACGTTCACACGGACTAGAAGACGAagccaatggaatggaaaattgtcTTCGCGTTGATAGAAGCAGCCAATGAGATGAAAAGAGCCCGCCTCCAAAGTGGCAGAGGCAATGGGGTGAATCGTGCCCAGAGGCGCGCTCCAATGGGGTAGCAGGGCTCGCCCGACCGCCACTACCCCCCTTCCCCGCGCCCGGAGTCCCCACCGACGGCCGGCCGCGGAGCGGAGTGCTGACCGGGGTGAGAGGTTCCCGCGGCTTAGGGAAGATGGCGGCAGCCGTGGTGCTGGCCGCCGGGTTGCGCGCGGCGCGCAAAGCCGTGGCGGCCACGGGGGCGCGCGGGGGGCAGGTGAGAAGTGGCGCCGGAGCGAGTAGGGGGTCCTGCGGGCTCCGAAGCCATCCCGGGCCAGGGACTCCCGAAGGCGCGCAGAGCCGCGCAGAGCTCCTGCCTGTGGCCTCTGCTCCTCCGAGGCACAAGCTCCGGGGCTGTGCGGTGAGGTCGGACTGGTGGCTCCAGAGAACGAGCTAGTGCGATCCCCGCCCTGCGCAGGCCGGGGCGCCGAGGTCGGGACAGGGTCACTGCAGCGGCTGCCGCCTTCTTTCCACTGCCCGCAGCCCAGCTGGCCCGGTGCCCCCTGCAGGAAATGAGCTTTCTCTTCTTGGAGCCAGTGCTCTGCCCTCCTCAGGCTTCTGGCCTCCTAATGAGCACTAGTGTTAACCTCTCTTCTGCACTTGCCAGAAGCGGCTCGGAGGTCAGAGAATTCATTCCGTCCGGTTCTTCCCCAACGTGATGCACTGACGTCAGCCTTCTCTGAATCCCTTACCCGAAGTCCCCTGGGGCTAGGGGAGCAGAGGTCACTTAGCTGAACTCTTACCTCCATTCATTTAAGGGACAAGAGTTAAAATTCACAGAGTCACATGTCACACCCAGATGAGGGGTCAACTAGTGTCAAACAGGGCGATTGcattaaaacttaaataaaacagGCGAAATAAAACAGGCGACAAGCCTTAAAGATCAGAAAACAACGGAAATAAGTGGAAATGTACTAACAAGGTGAGAGTGGAAAGAGATTCAAGCCATCGCAAGAGATTATGGAAACCACCCCTTTATTTTATATTAGAAGCTGAGAGAAGGAATTTATCGGAGGTAATTCAGTGGTATGGTAAGGTAGGAACTGAGACCAAAATCCCCAGTCTCTCATTCTAGATCCTTTCCCTAAACAGTGCTATATTTTGTAGACACATGAGCAGGAATCAATTGCACTGCTGAATCCTGATAATAATACTGCCTCTTATCTAACCAGGTCCAGCACCTTCTGGCCTTACCCTTTGCTGCTGGTGCTCTGAAATTCAGCAACTTTCCTCCTGGGTGGGAACCATGAATAGGTTATTAAAAGGACGAAATTAACAACTATCAGAGCCCAACTTCTACCAGCTCCCTCCTTTGAATATGGTCAATCCACCTTCAGGTCCGAGGAGCTGCAGGTGTGACTGATGGGAATGAAGTGGCCAAGTCCCAGCAGGCAACTCCTGGGGGAGCAGCCCCAACCATCTTCTCCCGGATCCTGGACAGGAGCCTCCCAGCTGACATTCTCTATGAGGACCAGCAGGTGGGGTGCTCTTAGGACCTATCCCCTTAGGAATGTTGTAGATACCATCCAACCTGTTGAAGTAACGTGGCTTCTGGCCTGTCACTGCCCCCAGTGTCTTGTGTTCCGTGATGTGGCCCCTCAGGCTCCTGTGCACTTCCTGGTCATTCCTAAGAAGCCCATTCCTCGGATTAGCCAGGCTGAAGAAGAAGACCAGCAGGTGGGAAGAACAGGGCCAGGGTTTGGCTGGGAGGAGCCCCTGGGCCCAGCTAGAGGTCTTGCTCCCTATGAATGAAGCCACCTATGTCCCTCCACTCTCTCTATAGCTTCTAGGACACCTACTCCTTGTGGCCAAGAAGACAGCAAAGGCTGAGGGCCTGGGAGATGGATACCGACTTGGTGAGTGACTTTTGGCCCTTGGTCCCTCACCTATGAATTCTCATTCCTACTTCTCAATATGATCTTCATTCTTTGACCTCTGCCATGATCCTGACTCCCTAACCCCAAGCTCAATTTCAGTGATCAACGATGGGAAGCTGGGTGCACAATCTGTGTATCATCTGCACATTCATGTACTTGGGGGCCGGCAGCTCCAGTGGCCTCCAGGTTGAACCTGCCAACTGACTAAAGGACACCAGACTCTGGATGCTTGGATGGAAAGGGAAAAATGGACCCTGTGATGCTAATAAAACTGTTCTCCCTTAATTATGCTCTCCTgtctttaatataaaattttataccaCAAAGGGGAAAGAAAACTGATTCAGGGCTATGATGCCCCTTGACTGGTCTGAGAGAAAGACACTGAGGAGGTCCAACCTGTGGTTAAAGATTGCCTGCAGATATGTAAGTCTTCTTGACAAGTGGTCCACCCTAAGTCAAGCTTCTAGAAAAGTAACAGTAGGAGTGAGCCTAAATGAGTAGGAAGAAACTGAAAGCCAATCCTGGCCCTTCTTCAGAGGTCAAACCAGGTTCTAAGGGGGCTTAGGAGGAGGGTGGTCAATATGAGGGTCGTTTGTTAGAGGAGGAGTAATCACACCCAAACAAAAGCGGCTGCCTTTTCACTATTCCATGTCTCACCATTTTGCTCAAGCTAGTTTATTTTCATCCTTAACATTTGTTAAAGACCCCACTCACTTTTCAGAATGAACTAAGAAACTAAGTGGAAGCTACTGTTGCCTCTCAGCAAACACCAACTAGGCTGTAATCTAATGCCATAGCCCTGTGCCTATTTCCAACATATCCCCATAAAGCATCATCTTAGAAAACCGCACGCAAAGACTGTTTGGGCGTGGAGGGCGAGGTCTTAAGCCAGCGGAACCCTAAAACCCTGTCTGAGGCGGAATGCCGCCGGGACCGGAAAGCAGACCTCCCTGACAGCACCAGGCTGAAGACTTCCGCCCCGCAGAGGACTTGCCTCCACCCCCACCTGCAAGTCCGCCCAGCTGTACTTCTGCGCAGGCTCCAGGAGTTGTTTGGTGTCTCTATGGCAACCCAGTAGCTGGAGTCTGAAGATGGAGACTAACGAGTCTACGGAGGGATCGCGGTCGCGGTGAGAGCCGCAGCTCTGGCTGCAGGCATAAGGGGACGAGGAAAGTCAGCGGACTTCCTCTGCTGCGCTTTTGACAGCCATGTCGTGTTTGCTTTCTTTCAGATCTTTAGACATACAGCCCAGCTCCGAAGGACTGGGGCCCACTTCGGAACCGTTTCCTTCTTCAGATGACAGTCCTAGGTCGGCCCTGGCAGCTGCAACTGCAGTCTTCACCACCGCCAAAGCAGCTGCATTATCTACAAAGACCCCAGCGCCCTGTTCTGAGTTCATGGAGTCGTCCTCTGACCCCAGCCTTCTTGGGGAGCCCTGTGCAGGACCCAGCTTTACCCACAATATAGCCCATGGGAGTCTTGGCTTTGAGCCCGTCTATGTTTCCTGTATTGCTCAGGACCCTTGCACTACAACTGACCATAGTTCTAACCCTGGCCCTGTTCCAGGCTGTAGCTCTGGGCTTGTTCTTGGCTCCAGCTCAGGTGCTGGCcatggctctggctctggctctagTCCTGGCTGTGGCTCTGtccctggctctggctctggTCCTGGTCCTGGCTCTGGTCCTGGTCATGGCTCTGGCTCTCATCCTGGTCCTGCCTCTGGTCCTGGTCCAGACACTGGCCCTGACTCTGAGCTCAGCCCCTGTATTCCTCCACGGTTCAGAAACCTGGTGGCAGATCGGGTCCCTAACTATACCTCCTGGAGTCAGCACTGCCCCTGGGTGCCCCAGAAACAACCACCTTCGGAATTTTTGCAAGTTTTAGAACCAGGTGCCCAAGGACTATGGAAACCCCCAGACATTAAAGGGAAGCCTATGGTTCGCTATGAAACATTCCCACGGGGCCAGTGCCTCCTCTACAACTGGGAGGAAGAGGTATTAAAGTTTTGGCCTGCTCCCTTTTCTTGAAGGCTGCCCTCAGTTTCTTAGGGGAGGCAGTAGTTTACATGAGGGTGGGTACCAGAAGAGATATAGTCATTCAACTTGGGATCCACAGAGAGCCACCAACCACCTGGATCAAGTCCCAAGCATGCAGGATGGCTCTGAGAGTTTTTTCTTCCGACACGGACACCGGGGACTGCGGACTATGCAACTAAAGTCACCCATGCCCCCCAGCACCACCCAGAAAGACTCGTACCAGCCACCAGGAAACGTCTGTTGGCCACTTCGAGGTGTGAAATGTGAGAGAGAGTAGGCCAGAACGAGTCCATTAGTcagagggaagaagaagaaggaatttcTGGTGGGGCTGTGGATTGTCCAATGGATATAAGGGCGGAA
The nucleotide sequence above comes from Pongo pygmaeus isolate AG05252 chromosome 13, NHGRI_mPonPyg2-v2.0_pri, whole genome shotgun sequence. Encoded proteins:
- the HINT2 gene encoding adenosine 5'-monophosphoramidase HINT2 isoform X1 → MAAAVVLAAGLRAARKAVAATGARGGQVRGAAGVTDGNEVAKSQQATPGGAAPTIFSRILDRSLPADILYEDQQCLVFRDVAPQAPVHFLVIPKKPIPRISQAEEEDQQLLGHLLLVAKKTAKAEGLGDGYRLVINDGKLGAQSVYHLHIHVLGGRQLQWPPG
- the SPAG8 gene encoding sperm-associated antigen 8 isoform X2, translating into METNESTEGSRSRSLDIQPSSEGLGPTSEPFPSSDDSPRSALAAATAVFTTAKAAALSTKTPAPCSEFMESSSDPSLLGEPCAGPSFTHNIAHGSLGFEPVYVSCIAQDPCTTTDHSSNPGPVPGCSSGLVLGSSSGAGHGSGSGSSPGCGSVPGSGSGPGPGSGPGHGSGSHPGPASGPGPDTGPDSELSPCIPPRFRNLVADRVPNYTSWSQHCPWVPQKQPPSEFLQVLEPGAQGLWKPPDIKGKPMVRYETFPRGQCLLYNWEEERATNHLDQVPSMQDGSESFFFRHGHRGLRTMQLKSPMPPSTTQKDSYQPPGNVCWPLRGKREAMLEMLLRHQICKEVQAEQELTRKLFEVESVTHHDYRMELAQAGTPAPTKGVSNIRTLDTPFRKNCSFSTPVPLSLGQHLPY
- the SPAG8 gene encoding sperm-associated antigen 8 isoform X1 — translated: METNESTEGSRSRSLDIQPSSEGLGPTSEPFPSSDDSPRSALAAATAVFTTAKAAALSTKTPAPCSEFMESSSDPSLLGEPCAGPSFTHNIAHGSLGFEPVYVSCIAQDPCTTTDHSSNPGPVPGCSSGLVLGSSSGAGHGSGSGSSPGCGSVPGSGSGPGPGSGPGHGSGSHPGPASGPGPDTGPDSELSPCIPPRFRNLVADRVPNYTSWSQHCPWVPQKQPPSEFLQVLEPGAQGLWKPPDIKGKPMVRYETFPRGQCLLYNWEEERATNHLDQVPSMQDGSESFFFRHGHRGLRTMQLKSPMPPSTTQKDSYQPPGNVCWPLRGKREAMLEMLLRHQICKEVQAEQELTRKLFEVESVTHHDYRMELAQAGTPAPTKPHDYRQEQPETFWIQRAPQLPGVSNIRTLDTPFRKNCSFSTPVPLSLGQHLPY
- the HINT2 gene encoding adenosine 5'-monophosphoramidase HINT2 isoform X2; translation: MAAAVVLAAGLRAARKAVAATGARGGQVRGAAGVTDGNEVAKSQQATPGGAAPTIFSRILDRSLPADILYEDQQCLVFRDVAPQAPVHFLVIPKKPIPRISQAEEEDQQLLGHLLLVAKKTAKAEGLGDGYRLAQFQ